A window of Hevea brasiliensis isolate MT/VB/25A 57/8 chromosome 14, ASM3005281v1, whole genome shotgun sequence contains these coding sequences:
- the LOC110633282 gene encoding uncharacterized protein LOC110633282 isoform X2, producing MAPRGRTKKMRMDAALDAMMSYGFPEELIVTTVKELLDVYGMDGWPFIEEASYRVLLDSILEKVEKEAKEKGDSPPSGGRDGNNTKASCAGPSSEALVHTYSSEDALLQSNVNLDIASDTDNNKAPVTALRADGFECNTCPPEAEVEGNTWKDINLDQGSREQQMSNSNGNFHAVPKLGSSSHSVQHDICSPERVDALPRRSRRPFHGWISSDDEEELVELTPAPLHETLAKILYTTDVSKNRKRRWDVRPEDM from the exons ATGGCTCCACGGGGACGTACCAAGAAG ATGCGTATGGATGCAGCTCTTGATGCAATGATGAGCTATGGGTTCCCTGAGGAACTGATTGTCACTACAGTGAAAGAGCTTTTGGAT GTTTATGGTATGGATGGATGGCCATTTATTGAAGAGGCTTCATATAGAGTCCTGCTTGACAGTATTCTTGAAAAGGttgagaaggaggcaaaggaaaag GGTGATTCCCCGCCAAGCGGTGGCAGAGATGGGAACAACACCAAAGCATCATGTGCTGGGCCATCAAGCGAGGCTCTTGTACATACATACTCTAGTGAGGACGCTTTGTTGCAGTCTAATGTAAATCTGGATATTGCATCAGATACTGATAACAATAAGGCTCCAGTCACTGCATTACGGGCTGATGGATTTG AATGTAATACTTGTCCACCAGAAGCTGAAGTAGAAGGAAATACTTGGAAGgacatcaacttagatcaaggctcCAGGGAACAGCAAATGAGCAACTCAAATGGAAATTTTCATGCTGTTCCCAAACTTGGAAGCAGCAGCCACTCTGTTCAACATGATATTTGCTCCCCAGAACGAGTGGATGCTCTTCCAAGGCGAAGCCGTAGACCTTTCCATGGATGGATTAGTAGTGATGATGAGGAGGAACTTGTGGAACTAACACCAGCACCATTGCACGAGACATTAGCAAAGATATTATATACAACAGATGTTTCCAAGAATCGCAAGAGAAGATGGGACGTAAGGCCTGAAGATATGTAA
- the LOC110633282 gene encoding uncharacterized protein LOC110633282 isoform X1, with the protein MAPRGRTKKGQMRMDAALDAMMSYGFPEELIVTTVKELLDVYGMDGWPFIEEASYRVLLDSILEKVEKEAKEKGDSPPSGGRDGNNTKASCAGPSSEALVHTYSSEDALLQSNVNLDIASDTDNNKAPVTALRADGFECNTCPPEAEVEGNTWKDINLDQGSREQQMSNSNGNFHAVPKLGSSSHSVQHDICSPERVDALPRRSRRPFHGWISSDDEEELVELTPAPLHETLAKILYTTDVSKNRKRRWDVRPEDM; encoded by the exons ATGGCTCCACGGGGACGTACCAAGAAG GGTCAGATGCGTATGGATGCAGCTCTTGATGCAATGATGAGCTATGGGTTCCCTGAGGAACTGATTGTCACTACAGTGAAAGAGCTTTTGGAT GTTTATGGTATGGATGGATGGCCATTTATTGAAGAGGCTTCATATAGAGTCCTGCTTGACAGTATTCTTGAAAAGGttgagaaggaggcaaaggaaaag GGTGATTCCCCGCCAAGCGGTGGCAGAGATGGGAACAACACCAAAGCATCATGTGCTGGGCCATCAAGCGAGGCTCTTGTACATACATACTCTAGTGAGGACGCTTTGTTGCAGTCTAATGTAAATCTGGATATTGCATCAGATACTGATAACAATAAGGCTCCAGTCACTGCATTACGGGCTGATGGATTTG AATGTAATACTTGTCCACCAGAAGCTGAAGTAGAAGGAAATACTTGGAAGgacatcaacttagatcaaggctcCAGGGAACAGCAAATGAGCAACTCAAATGGAAATTTTCATGCTGTTCCCAAACTTGGAAGCAGCAGCCACTCTGTTCAACATGATATTTGCTCCCCAGAACGAGTGGATGCTCTTCCAAGGCGAAGCCGTAGACCTTTCCATGGATGGATTAGTAGTGATGATGAGGAGGAACTTGTGGAACTAACACCAGCACCATTGCACGAGACATTAGCAAAGATATTATATACAACAGATGTTTCCAAGAATCGCAAGAGAAGATGGGACGTAAGGCCTGAAGATATGTAA